The Thermodesulfovibrionales bacterium genome contains the following window.
AGGACGTGTGCCGATGATTAATACCTATCTTTACCCCTAATGCGGCCGTCCTCTTACCGGACCCCGCAGGGCCGTTCGCCAGTGCATTAATCTCCCCGAGAAGAGTCTTCTCGAGGTCGGCTATGGCCGGATATTCGCTGTAATCATGAACCTTTCTGAAAAACTGACGCTTCGCAAGCACAACAACCTGATCATCGGTGGCACCTATCCCGATGCCGATGATATAGGGAAGACACCCTGACCACCGTCTCTTTTCTACGGCATCGATCACACATCTCCTCACACCTTCCAAATTCATCCCGGCATTCAGGGATTGCTCCGGCAACCGGTAAGTCCTGCCTGCCTGCTCGCAGCCGGAATCTTTCAGTATAAGGTCTATTCTGAGCGTATCATCGGGAGTCTCTTCAAGGTATATCACGGGAAAACCGATGCCGGTATTATCACCCGTGTTCTCACCTGTGACTACGTCAATAGCGTTCGGTACTAAGGGGACCTTACTTGTTGCGATGACAGTCGCTTCCCGCACCGTATCGATGAGTTCCCTGTGGCTTAAGCCCTTCGGAGCCGCTATAGAAAATACCGGCACGCCGGTATCCTGGCAGACCGGCCTTGCCGATTGGCGTGCCACTTTGATATTCTCAAGAATTCTCGAGAGGCTCTCCTTCGCAGGCCCCGGTTCTTCTGTCTCGAAGGCCTTCCTTAGTGCCTCTTCGACATCAGGCGGGATCGAAGTCGCAACTTTCTTGTAAAGCTCTACAATGCCATCACGAAGTTTCAGCATGGGTAAGTCCTGTTTCTCATATCGGGATTCTCAGCAATCATGACCATGACATGAACCGTTGTAAAGATACCTTCTCAAGTACTCTAGGACGCGGCATATCATCTGTCGTTTCGTATAACAAAATTATATCACAAATGCCCGCATGCCTGAGGACTCCAAGGGAACCGGAGGACTTTTGCTATTTGGCCTCCCTTTATGTAGAATTAAGGAAACCCCTTCGAGGAGTCAGAAATGCTCATTGTAATGCATCACTCCGCCAGCGATAAGGACATCGAAAGAGTAAAAAAGACCATTGCCATGCTCGGTCTTAAACCCGTTGCGATTCCAGGTTCGGAAAGGACAGCCATAGGGGTCATCGGAAACCAGGGATGGGTCGATGACTCACCTTTCCGGGCGATCAAGGGTGTATTAGAAATAATCCATGTTACCAAGCCCTATAAACTGGTGAGCAGAGACTTCCAT
Protein-coding sequences here:
- a CDS encoding fumarate hydratase; amino-acid sequence: MLKLRDGIVELYKKVATSIPPDVEEALRKAFETEEPGPAKESLSRILENIKVARQSARPVCQDTGVPVFSIAAPKGLSHRELIDTVREATVIATSKVPLVPNAIDVVTGENTGDNTGIGFPVIYLEETPDDTLRIDLILKDSGCEQAGRTYRLPEQSLNAGMNLEGVRRCVIDAVEKRRWSGCLPYIIGIGIGATDDQVVVLAKRQFFRKVHDYSEYPAIADLEKTLLGEINALANGPAGSGKRTAALGVKIGINHRHTSSFSVHVSVSCWASRRARLIW